In Macadamia integrifolia cultivar HAES 741 chromosome 13, SCU_Mint_v3, whole genome shotgun sequence, one DNA window encodes the following:
- the LOC122059940 gene encoding uncharacterized protein LOC122059940, with amino-acid sequence MAAITAAVIAIVGLALGWITIEMACKPCLERGREAIDRSLNPDYDPDEENASNSFRAPLNPNPNPDPKNAVDAATSTNVKVI; translated from the coding sequence atGGCTGCCATCACCGCTGCAGTGATCGCCATTGTTGGACTAGCTCTTGGCTGGATTACGATCGAGATGGCCTGCAAGCCCTGCCTTGAAAGGGGACGAGAAGCCATTGATCGATCTCTGAATCCAGATTACGATCCTGATGAAGAGAATGCCAGTAACTCATTTCGTGCTCCTCTCAATCCCAACCCCAATCCCGATCCAAAAAATGCTGTGGATGCTGCGACTTCCACCAATGTCAAGGTTATCTGA